Below is a genomic region from Pseudopipra pipra isolate bDixPip1 chromosome 6, bDixPip1.hap1, whole genome shotgun sequence.
CTGATATTAGGAAACAGTGAAAATGTAATAATTAAACACATGATGCTTTTCAAAGCTATATACTTAATGAGCCTAAATAGACACCTATGGTTAGGAgggtcttaaaaaaaataataaaaaaagagacttattttcaaattttttttttccttttcaatttttttctactaTACTTATGCTTTGCTTTGGTGTTCTCTCTGCTGCCAGCTTAATGCTTTAACAGTATGTTTATGCTTATGTTCTTTTCAAATGCTTGGCATTATAGTGAGATCTCATATCTTTCCTCAAATTAAATTTTGCTCCACATACTCCACATGTATACAGATGAACATCCATGTGCTGCTCCAGTTGCTCATTATTTGGGAATATCTGAAAGCAGACCTGGCATATAGTCTCTCCAGCTGATAAGTGAGATATCATATGCCGTACATGGTCATGTTTTCGGAAGTTTCCTTGATCACAAATGGAACAGACATACCTGGCCATGCCTTTGTGCATATCATTGTGGAGCCGCAACTGGCGCTCTCTTAAGAACTGCTTCCCACATGTCTGACAAACAAACTGTTTTTCCTTGGTATGAACGGTATAGTGTTCCCGCAAGTGGCAACGCTGGTAAAATCCTTTCCCACAAAGATTGCAGAAATGCTTACGTCTGTGATCCCTCTCGTTCTCTTCCAACATGGAGTTCTTGAACAGATCTTGCTCCAGGCAGTTTGACATATGTTCAACCACCAGGTTTTCAGTTTCAAAACGCTGACCGCAATTAGGGCACCGGAAAGGACAGGCAGAATGCTTGTATAACTGTTTTTTTTGAAGGCTGTTCATTTGGAAGTGACTGTCCCTGAAGTCCTCTAGCATCTCTGCAAACATCATGTCCCTTATTTCCGACTGCTCCTCAGGGTTTTCTTCTAAGTCCATTTTCTCCTCAGAATTTCTGATTCCGTTCATGGTCAGATCCTGGGGTTCTCCACAGGTCTGTGCATGATCCTGTAACTGCTTGCCTTTGACCAGTATTTGACCACACTTGCCACAAGCACATATATTTTCTATGTGTTTGGATAAATAATGAGAGGACAAATCTTCCTCGGTGATTGTTagcccacaaagttcacagGGAGCGTTCTCCACGTCTTCCTGCACTGAAGGAGCCTTCCTGTTAAGGTGCCGTGGACTTTTCAAACACTTTCTTTCATCCTCGTCCATGGATAAACGGGGCTTTAAAGTCTTGCGAgcatttctcttctctctcatCTCTTCCTCGACGTAGTATCTGTAGAGCGGCTCTTCCTGCTCATCATCCAGGTCGTCATTGTCGGAAGACTCATTGCAGTCTTTATCCGTCACCTTGATAATATTAAAATCCTTCAGCTCATCTGTAGGATTGTCCTCCGGTTCCATCTTGATGATAATCCTCTTCCTCTCAGAAGCTCTGTTTCCTTCTTCACCTGAGGTCTCGGAGGCAACcgtgctgcttttcctgctcgTGATGTTTGACACGGGAGATGAAGAATCGTCTGCGGCTTGGCTCGAGTCCcccttgtatttttctgtttgtgtggAGATCATTTTAGAAGTAGAGTCCTTTTCACTATAGTCTATTTTCTCAGTACTGTAGTACCTGGCACTTTGGTAGGAATGCCTGTTGGTGCACGTTAACACGTGCTCATCCAGTAGCTTTTCACAGCTAAAACTAAACCCGCAGCTGTCGCAGGTGAAGCTCCTTCCAAACCGGCGCGAGTGGGACACGCGCTCTTTCGTGTGAGAGAATTTGGACGTGGTGCTTTTTTTGCAGGCATCAAACAGTTGTTCGGGGAAGCTGCTTAGCTGCAAAGCTTCTTCGTCAGGCTCTTTGTTATGGGATGTATTTACTGTTGAACTTGGCGGCTCCATGCCCCACCTGTTTGCTTCGCTGCCATTTCTAGCGAGCGCGTCTTCATACATTCTCACGCCAAATATCATTTTACTATTCTGGGTGCTAGAAGCAGAAGATGAACATTTTAAACCAGATGAGTCTGTATCCTGGATATCTTCTAGACATTCGGGTACGTTATATAGCTGTAAATAGTTCATGGCCACTTTAAATTGTTCAAAATTGGCAGGAGCTGTCATGATTTTTCCTAAATACATGAACTGTAAAATAAGATCAAAGCATTCAGCGCTAATCTTCATGTTGCTTAGATTCAGCTGGGCTGTAGTGTGTTGATGGTTCATAAAAAACATTCTAAAAtaggagctgcaggcagcaaggacTGCTTTATGTGcttgaaaataaatatcatCGATAGCGATGCAGCAGTCACACAGAAAGCCCCACTCTCTTTGGTTGTTTAGCTGCTGAAGGACATAGTTGCTATGGCTGGTTCTTGCCATCTTGTACTTCGATTATAGCCCTGCATAGAGAAGAAGATATCTGTTAAATCACAagcacaaaacccaaaacctacTTGAACGTAGGGAGGAAATGCCATCATTTTGCTCTCTAGATCTTCCTACTCTGACAGTTTGCGGTACAGCTTCCTGTCTGGAGACCTTTGCTGGTAACTACTTATGAATACTGATGCCAGTGAAAACATCCATAATTCCATGTGCTCACCACTAGACTTACAAGACTAGTAAACTAATAAACATAACCACCACACATGTCAATCAGAGCTATGCTGCTAGAATATAAATTAGCAAATATATCTCAAAGTCCCCCAGCCAAGATTTGCAGATATGAATTCTGAATGCAGAACTTCAAAAACTTCACAGGGTAGACTTCTGTAAGATGGCCCCGGGACAACACCTATACAAGGTAAACTGGCTGTCAGAAACCACTCTTCAGTCTCAACTTGCCTTTTTACCTGTCAGTCCAACGGACACATGATGCAACTCATACTGGAAAACAGGCCAGGCTCAAACTGGTCTGTCCCTCCTCATTAAAGGAAACTAAGAGGCATCAGTGGAGCACCCACACAAGCTACTCCACACATTCTGCTCTTCATGGCAGCTCAGGGACTGCCTCAACCTTCCTGCAAATCAGGAACCGCAGAGTCAAACGCCTTCTGAGAAGCAGAGGGCAGCCCGGCTGCGGTGGCACGTCCCACGTACGAGCCCGCTGCAGATGGTGACCAGGCGAGCTGCGTGACAGCCACAGGGGCTGCACAGGCAGGAAGTGGTGCACGCCGTGCCGCCAACTGCTCTCAAAACCACCAGTTCAGAGCGCTGAAACGTTACCAAAACACATAGATGGGAAACCGGACAAAGAAAAGCTCAGCAATGGAGAACTGAGAGAGCCCGTGGGGCAGACGTGGAGCCACGGTGAAATGAAGCCTTGACAAAGACTGGGGAGAAAGGCCTGCAAGTGCTGAGGGTTGCTGTAATGTGAAAGGACTAACTTGTCCTcaggagaaaagaggaagaaaacatatTGGTTTATATTAACAAAAATATCCAGAAGAAATGCACTGTATACAGGAGGTGTGCATTTGATTTACAGAAGATAAACTTAACCAAGTGTGGCCAGATCAACAGTTAGTCACGACTCACTTTACTGACTGTACATAATCTGTTCTAACTGCACAGGGTGAGGGGGTGAGAAACCAAAAGAAGGTATAAAGAACGCCCTAactaaatgaaaaacagaaagcagtAATGAGCATTCTTAACATTTTGAAAGGTTATCACAAACAATGCAAATAACTGTAAGAGATTTGTACAAATAAAGTACAGGCTAGCAAATGACATATATTAAATGGCATTTTATGACTCAGTGAAATGCATGGATTGATTTGCAACCAACTCTTTCAACTGTTCAAAATTTAAACACAATACACACACAAATGctccctttttcttcttattcCCCTAACGGCTTACATCTCCTAGGGAGAAAATGGATAGAGAAATTAAATTCCACAATTGGTGTTGTATTCACAAGTCATAGGCGTTGCCTGGCTTGTTAAGCAGCAAGCCTAACACTAAAACCCCGTTCTCCATTCCACAAAGGACTGCCACGGAGGAAACACACTCAAGCTCCCAAGACAAGAACATGCTCACCCCACCCAGCAATATTCCCTACTGCCAACTCGTCCAGCAGTACCTCTGGATCACCACCAGCATAGGACCTTGTCTGGCAACAGGAACCTTGAGATTTGGGCTGAATTAAAACTGACTACGAGCATCTGCAtggcagctgctcctctcctctcaGCCCAACCCTCCACACCCAGAACTCCAGGCAAGCACCCTGCCATAACAATTCTCGGACCGGTTTGGCCCAGTGATGTTCACTGTAGAAATGCAACTCGTTGCATGGAATTCATTTAATGGCTTTCTCACTAACTTGCAAAACAGTGGCTTTGAACGTAGGAGAATCTCTGAAACCACTTCACACCTTTTCTACAGACACTGATCATTGTCTAGGTCACTGGGTAATTTCAGATGTTTCTGTCTCAACATCAATAATAAAAGCGCACTTCGTATTCTTCCAAGGGGTAACGTGTTTTGGACTTGAGGCAATTCATTAGATGCTAAATGTAATTCAGTCTACTGTATCAAGAACAGCAGCTGCATAATGAGGAAGAACTGACTTCAACTTCCACATTGTAAGAGTGGAAACCAGTGAGAAAAGAGATGACAGAGTCTAAGGTACAACTGGCCTCTAGTTGTAAACTCCCAACAGAACAAGAAAAGGCTCAGGACGACTCAGGTTAATCTCCCCATCCATATAAAGTGGCAAGTTTTAAATGTAATGTTTACTTGTGTTTTTTCTACACTAAAAGTACTCCATCACGtccaccaacagcaaaacagcagTCCAAGCAGCAAGCCTGTACCAGAAAGGTGGCCACAAACTGTCTGCAAACACCTGCAGACAGCATCATTTCCAAATGACGTGGATGATGAGTGACAGCACACAAACTTgccttttttaaatattcttccTCTTTTAAAAAGGTGAAAGGTATTTCTCCTTTTGACAGAGGAATTCCTGCAGAGCTTTCAGCATGTGGGTCCCAACACACAACAAAGACCCTTTGGCAATGGTTCCCTCTTAGGAATTCTGGGAAGAAACAGCTGGAGCATGAGGTGGCTTGAGCAGGATGGCAAAGTGCTCAGATACATATCCGGCTTCTACTGCAGTAGTACTACATGTAGGTGTTAAAAGATTGTTTGAGGTTATTTATGTTAATGAAAGTAATGGCATCCTCCCTCTGGATGCTGTATTAACCTGCTGCATGTAACTAAGTATTTACAAATGCCAACACTTCCCACCAGGAGAGCCTGGGTTGGGCTATTTAAAACTTTAACACATTTCAACCAGCAAAGGCAAAACTTTCCTTCTGAATTGTCTACTTCACACTGATTTATTTGCCCCCCCACACCCCTTCCACAGAAAAGGTCAACTAAAGCAGTTCACAAAACGAAGCTCAGAAAAAGCTTTCATATATGTAGattaatattcttttaaaaataaaaaatttctcttCCGAAATCTTTGAAGAGACACTTTACATGGGAGAAAGCGTTATATCTTAGATATGTTGTCATGATATAAAAATCTGCCTGAATTTGGCCAAGCTTGAGGGCGAGAAGATAAAAAATATCAGTTTATTCACACTTAaaaattttgttatttattaaaatCTCAGATTACAGCCTGGCTGAGAACATTTCATCCTCTTGCAGCTCCTTTGTACATGGGGCCCTGCCTGAGCCATCTCACCTGCAGTGAAACCCCCCTTTTCCATAGAGCTCTGCCACGGTTTTAAACTACAAAGGGGTTGATTCAGACAGAAGAAAGGAAGTTTTTATCacgagggtggtgaggcactgccACAAGGTGCCCAGAGACATGGTGGATGCCCCGTCCCTGggaacattcaaggtcaggttggacggggctctgagcaaccctgatctagtggaagatgcccctgctcattgcaggggagctggactagatggcctcttaaggtcccttccaacccaattccatgattctatgtgCCCCCTCCACAAAGGCAGGAGCTGATAGTAGGGCTTGCTGGAGATTGCTACGCATGAAAATTGCCTGCTGGGTTTTATCAGCCCTCCTGGTAGCTGGATGGAGAGGATACCTAATTCTGGCTGATGGAGGACCAGACCCAAGAGGGGGTGTAGTGAAAACAGGGAGATTGGGAAATGTAAGAAGGATGTGATGGAAAACCTCTGGAAGtctgaagagcagagagaggcagaCTGGGAGCAGAGTGCTGAGCTAAGAGGGGGAGACTGGGATTAGGAAGCAGCACTGGGAATTAAAAGTGGGGGCAATGAGGGTCTACACAGTGGAGGGAAGCTGCTTGGGCAAGGGACTGGGAAAAGCCAAGCTGCAGGGCCTAGGGCAGAAGGCCTAAAAACACAGATATGCTTTTGCTGGGGAATGGGTGGAAAACAATTATAGCATTTACCCCTTCAGAGCAGGAACTGCATCTCAAATTCCCAATCCTGCCATGCCTTTGCTATCAGTAAGCATCACAGGCTTCCTGACAAACTCCTTCCCATCAAGAGCAAGCTCTCAGAAAGTGATCATTTATCATTATTTTGTTACTTTAATTGCTAAAATGGCAGCAATCTGCATTTATCACCCATGTGGGTGGTTCAGTACTGCAAACTATTTTTGAagtttgctttggaaaaaaaaaaaagcaggcatTAGAATAAAAACAGGTCTTTTTACAGAAAACACAAGACAAAGTTAAATGTGTACACAAGAAATGCTGTAGTTAATGCAGGATTAAGTCAGCTGCCATTTACATATCATGTAttatgtatgtacatatattATGTACAGATCATAGTAAAATTTTCCTTACTCGGCACATCCTTTTGGTCTGTCCAGGCCTGGatctgagcagcagcaagacAAGATCCCTGCTCATTTGGCAAAGCATTTGGAGGATGTGAAGCGAATGGGAGGCAGGGGACAAAAAAGAGGATCTCACAGCAATGAGTACTGCTTGGAGAACATCATCCCATTGCTGCCAGTCTCAGGACAAGTCACTTCAACCTTTTTAAGTCTGGCTTGCAGTTTTTGGATATCCAATTTATTCACACAGGTAAACACCATCAGCAGTAACTAAGGTCAGTGGGAGCTATCCTCTGTATGTACTAAACACTGAGTATCTTGGAAAATTAAAGCTCCATGCAGGCAAGTCTGCCAAtccaaaattttaaattatttctaatcCTCTCTGACTCTTCTATTTCAAAGAGAGGAGAAATGCCAGCCACTTGTCCAATGGACTAGCACACTGCCTTTTGTGAAGCATCCCAGTACTGGAGGAACCAACCTCACAAATCCATAAGGAACACAAGCAGCTCCAATTTCAGCAAGGTTTGATTTGTGCAGTAAATGCAGCATGGGCCACATTGTAAGCAGTGCTGAGTAATGCAGAGGTGTTCTGAAAAAATGTGCTAGAAAAGCATCtaatatgaaaatgaaaactgaagatATTTGAGTTGGGTATTTTCACTCTGATTTTCAAATTCCAAGTCTCCATATGCAGTCTATTGCCCTagtaaatgtttatttttacatgGCCACACTTTGATTCAAGCTGTTTGTCTGccactagattttttttcttttctttcgaGGCACCACTTAGATACTATTCAGATGTGACCATGAACAAGGTAAGTTGCACTACTACACTAACCAAATATGTTGTTTGTAAGTCTgctaacaaaaaaagaacaggtATTTACTACAGCTCCATGCTGTCATTTCCTCAAATTCAAAGTTTTCTGagatgttttaaaacaaaagaagtaaAAGATCCTCAAGCAAAGAACTGGTAAAGTTCTTTTGCTAGCTCCTCTGTCTTTAAAACAGACATACCACAAGGTTCAGAATTTAGGAGCGTTTCGGCTCCTAAAATTAGTAGGTGGTTTTCAAAACCCAGCATTTCCACTGCTGAGCAGGCAA
It encodes:
- the ZBTB1 gene encoding zinc finger and BTB domain-containing protein 1 isoform X2, producing the protein MARTSHSNYVLQQLNNQREWGFLCDCCIAIDDIYFQAHKAVLAACSSYFRMFFMNHQHTTAQLNLSNMKISAECFDLILQFMYLGKIMTAPANFEQFKVAMNYLQLYNVPECLEDIQDTDSSGLKCSSSASSTQNSKMIFGVRMYEDALARNGSEANRWGMEPPSSTVNTSHNKEPDEEALQLSSFPEQLFDACKKSTTSKFSHTKERVSHSRRFGRSFTCDSCGFSFSCEKLLDEHVLTCTNRHSYQSARYYSTEKIDYSEKDSTSKMISTQTEKYKGDSSQAADDSSSPVSNITSRKSSTVASETSGEEGNRASERKRIIIKMEPEDNPTDELKDFNIIKVTDKDCNESSDNDDLDDEQEEPLYRYYVEEEMREKRNARKTLKPRLSMDEDERKCLKSPRHLNRKAPSVQEDVENAPCELCGLTITEEDLSSHYLSKHIENICACGKCGQILVKGKQLQDHAQTCGEPQDLTMNGIRNSEEKMDLEENPEEQSEIRDMMFAEMLEDFRDSHFQMNSLQKKQLYKHSACPFRCPNCGQRFETENLVVEHMSNCLEQDLFKNSMLEENERDHRRKHFCNLCGKGFYQRCHLREHYTVHTKEKQFVCQTCGKQFLRERQLRLHNDMHKGMASSEIGTSKLLNN
- the ZBTB1 gene encoding zinc finger and BTB domain-containing protein 1 isoform X1 codes for the protein MARTSHSNYVLQQLNNQREWGFLCDCCIAIDDIYFQAHKAVLAACSSYFRMFFMNHQHTTAQLNLSNMKISAECFDLILQFMYLGKIMTAPANFEQFKVAMNYLQLYNVPECLEDIQDTDSSGLKCSSSASSTQNSKMIFGVRMYEDALARNGSEANRWGMEPPSSTVNTSHNKEPDEEALQLSSFPEQLFDACKKSTTSKFSHTKERVSHSRRFGRSFTCDSCGFSFSCEKLLDEHVLTCTNRHSYQSARYYSTEKIDYSEKDSTSKMISTQTEKYKGDSSQAADDSSSPVSNITSRKSSTVASETSGEEGNRASERKRIIIKMEPEDNPTDELKDFNIIKVTDKDCNESSDNDDLDDEQEEPLYRYYVEEEMREKRNARKTLKPRLSMDEDERKCLKSPRHLNRKAPSVQEDVENAPCELCGLTITEEDLSSHYLSKHIENICACGKCGQILVKGKQLQDHAQTCGEPQDLTMNGIRNSEEKMDLEENPEEQSEIRDMMFAEMLEDFRDSHFQMNSLQKKQLYKHSACPFRCPNCGQRFETENLVVEHMSNCLEQDLFKNSMLEENERDHRRKHFCNLCGKGFYQRCHLREHYTVHTKEKQFVCQTCGKQFLRERQLRLHNDMHKGMARYVCSICDQGNFRKHDHVRHMISHLSAGETICQVCFQIFPNNEQLEQHMDVHLYTCGVCGAKFNLRKDMRSHYNAKHLKRT